Below is a window of Acidobacteriota bacterium DNA.
GCTCGCAGTAATCGAAAATCTTAACCGGTGTAGCCATTGCGGGTCTCCCGTCAGGTGCGCAATGGCGAGGATCGCCGCGCGATAATGATAACCGTGACCGACGCGCCAACGCCGACAACGGTAAGGTTCGGGCGCACATAGAGCACGCCCTCGAATGGGGTAATCACGGAATCGACCGTCGTTGTCGCGCTCTCTCCGGTGGCCCCATTGGTCAGCGTGACGTAGTTGCTGCCGTTGCTGCCCTGAATAGCGGCGGTCGCCCCGCCCCAAGTGCCAGTCAAGGTAAAGCAACGATCTGCCCATGCTGGAAACGCCAGGGCATCTCCGATCGGGTCGGCCGTCGTCAAGTTCCATGTGTATTTGATGATCGAGCCGTCGCCGGCCGGGTCAGCGGTCTGTACTGGGATTGCCATCTATGACTCCAAGCAATAAAAAAAGCCGCATTGAGCGGCTTCTGGGTGATTCGGTCGGCAGATTTGGCTAAACGCCGGTGTCTCTGTCGAAGGCGCGGCGGGGTGGAATACGCGATCTAGTTACCTCATCTTCGTTACTCAACTGGTCCGCTACCAGAGCAACATAGCGATAGTTGTCCGCCCCGTGGCTGAACTCATCGTGGAGCGGCGCTCCAGGCTCATTGGTCTGAGCGTTAATGCTTCTACGGTAGCGCTTGAGGCATTCGACCAGCCGTTCCGTCTTGGTCTTGTCGAAGTAAGTCTGTTGGAACGCCATTCTTGCCGACTTGATTCCGTCCTCGACGCTCACAGACGGAACAATCTTCACCTTCCTACCAAAAGCCTTAAGTATCTGCTCCGCGCTCTTTCCGGTCTTGAAATCCTTCGTCCTGCCATCGTGCGGCAGGTAGTCAGTTCCCCAGTTGTACCGTCGCTGATTGATCTCGGCACAATACCAGTCCAGCGTCTTGTGGCTATCCTCGATGTAGTCAATCACTCTCAGTTCTGACCTGAGCCGCTGGACAAAACTGATCGCCATGGAATCGTTCCATCCCAGATCCCAGACGGTATGGACCTTCAGCCTCGGATCGTAGGGGACATTGCAAATCCGGCCATTCCGTACCGCAGCATCTATCTCGTGAGCGTAGATGGCCCCTATAACCGCAGTCCGGCACTTTCCTTCCCAGATGGTGGCGTAATCCTCTTTGTTCGTCAGCTCGCAGTGTCGTCTTTCCTGCTCCAGCACCTCGGGAAACCACGGATTGTCAGAGTAATTGACCTCGCAGACGATTGACCCTGGAGGTGGGTTTGTCACGAACCGAACATATGTTTCGTCTGTAGAAAGCTCAGGATTGAAGCTCACCCAAATTTCTGAGCCAGGCTTGCGAATCGTCGGAATCAGGATGTTCCACGACTTCCGGCTGACCGACTGGGCTTCTTCAACCCAGCATCGATCTACTCCTTCGTAGGACTTGAGCGATTCCGTCGTCTGACTCGCGAGCCCGGAGAAGATGAACAGCGTCCCGTTTGCCCCGCGGATCTCTGTTTCGAGCACCTCATAGAACGACCCGAGTCCCAATTCCGCGATCTGGTCGGTCAATAGCCTATGAACCGAATCCCTGATCGACTTCTGTATCTCAC
It encodes the following:
- a CDS encoding PBSX family phage terminase large subunit, with translation MSEVEAQFPEALRFLFEPNRYKVSYGGRGSAKSWSYARALLIQGAENPLRILCAREIQKSIRDSVHRLLTDQIAELGLGSFYEVLETEIRGANGTLFIFSGLASQTTESLKSYEGVDRCWVEEAQSVSRKSWNILIPTIRKPGSEIWVSFNPELSTDETYVRFVTNPPPGSIVCEVNYSDNPWFPEVLEQERRHCELTNKEDYATIWEGKCRTAVIGAIYAHEIDAAVRNGRICNVPYDPRLKVHTVWDLGWNDSMAISFVQRLRSELRVIDYIEDSHKTLDWYCAEINQRRYNWGTDYLPHDGRTKDFKTGKSAEQILKAFGRKVKIVPSVSVEDGIKSARMAFQQTYFDKTKTERLVECLKRYRRSINAQTNEPGAPLHDEFSHGADNYRYVALVADQLSNEDEVTRSRIPPRRAFDRDTGV